The DNA region TTTGTTTTCTGTTTATTTCCACACTTTGTTTTTCTCAAAACAAAACCCATTTTCAAAATCTTGATGTTTTTGAGTTGGAATGGGCCGTAAATCCTGAAATTTCCCCTGATGGAAATCGTATAGTTTATCAGCGTTACGGATTTGACATTATGAATGACAGAAAGCAATCACGGCTTTGGATGATGAATGCAAATGGCACCAATAATTTTAAATTAACAAGCAATGAAGTAAATGAGTCTAATCCAAAATGGTCTCCTGATGGCACTAAAATTGCTTTTACAAGTAGCACTGAAAATGGTTCGGAAATTTTTGTCTATTGGTTGGCAACAGGAAAAACGGCTAAACTGACACAATTGGAGAAGTCGCCCAGTGGATTACGTTGGTCTCCAGACGGAAAACACATCGCTTTTTTAATGACCGTACCGGAAGCTCAGCCCAAATTGGTAAAACCACCAAAAAAGCCCAAAGGAGCAAAATGGGCAGACCATCCAAGGGTAACTACACGGTTTAAGTATGAAGCCGATGGCTCTGGATATATACAACCTGGATTTAAACATATATTTATTGTTTCCGCTGAGGGTGGAACGCCTCGTCAAATTTCTACGGACAACTATAAATTTGGTAGTCCGCATTGGGCAAAAGATGGGAAATCGCTTTATTTCAGCGGTAATTTGATCGATGATTGGAATTACGACTTCAGGAATTCCGAAATCTACAACATTGATATTGCCACAGGAAAAACCACCGCTTTAACAAATAGAAAAGGCCCTGACAGCGGCTTGACCCTATCGCCCAACGGCAAACAAATTGCCTATGTAGGCTTTGATGATAAAGTTCAAACCTATCAAGTTCGCCACATTTATTTAATGGATGTTGATGGTACTAACAAAAAAGAAATTAAAACCAATTTAGATAGAAATCCGTCTAATTTAACATGGAGCAATGATGGCAAAGGGCTTTATTTTCAATATGACGATAAGGGCAACACAAAAATTGGTTATACTACCCTATCTGGTAAAACATCTAAAATAGCCGATAATTTAGGGGGTACGGCTATTGGACGCCCATACGGTGCTGGTTCTTATTCCTTATCTCAAAATGGTAATATTGCTTATACTCAATCCACACCTAATTATCCTGCCGAAATTGCGGTTGTACAAAAAGGAAAAACACGTAAAATATCTAAATTAAATGATGACATTTTACCCTACAGAACCTTGGGTGAGGTAGAAGAAGTTTGGTATAAATCGACCATTGATGGTAACAATATTCAAGGATGGATCGTATATCCGCCCGATTTTGATGCTTCTAAAAAATATCCACTATTGGTTGAAAATCACGGTGGTCCTATTTCCAATTATGGTGATCGGTTTTCTCCAGAAATGCAATTGTACGCCAGTGCAGGTTATGTGGTTTTTTATCCCAACCCGAGAGGGAGTACCAGTTATGGCGAAAAATTCGGAAATCTACTTTATCATAATTATCCCGGTAACGATTATGACGATGTTATGGATGGTGTAGATGCCGTTATCGCTAAAG from Aureibaculum sp. 2308TA14-22 includes:
- a CDS encoding S9 family peptidase, yielding MIRIATLCFLFISTLCFSQNKTHFQNLDVFELEWAVNPEISPDGNRIVYQRYGFDIMNDRKQSRLWMMNANGTNNFKLTSNEVNESNPKWSPDGTKIAFTSSTENGSEIFVYWLATGKTAKLTQLEKSPSGLRWSPDGKHIAFLMTVPEAQPKLVKPPKKPKGAKWADHPRVTTRFKYEADGSGYIQPGFKHIFIVSAEGGTPRQISTDNYKFGSPHWAKDGKSLYFSGNLIDDWNYDFRNSEIYNIDIATGKTTALTNRKGPDSGLTLSPNGKQIAYVGFDDKVQTYQVRHIYLMDVDGTNKKEIKTNLDRNPSNLTWSNDGKGLYFQYDDKGNTKIGYTTLSGKTSKIADNLGGTAIGRPYGAGSYSLSQNGNIAYTQSTPNYPAEIAVVQKGKTRKISKLNDDILPYRTLGEVEEVWYKSTIDGNNIQGWIVYPPDFDASKKYPLLVENHGGPISNYGDRFSPEMQLYASAGYVVFYPNPRGSTSYGEKFGNLLYHNYPGNDYDDVMDGVDAVIAKGNIATNELYVTGGSAGGIMTAWMIGKNNRFKAAAVIKPVMNWISKTLTADNYYGYADSRYPGQPWENFETYWKFSPISLVGNIETPTLVMVGTEDRRTPLSESKQLYSALKIRKIETALVEIPGAYHLIVNRPSQLITKVDHIVAWFEKYRNK